The Chryseobacterium shigense genome segment ATAATCCTAAGGTAATAATTGTAAGCGGCAACCCCAACAATCCCAGGATAGGTTTTACAAAAATATTCAATACTCCCAAGACAATGGCGAAAATAATTGCTGAGGAAAATCCATCGAAATGTACCCCCGGAAGCACCTTAGTCAAAAGGTAGGCAACGATTGCTGTAATGAACAGCCTGATAATTAAGTTCATATTATATTTTTTAATGTTTATGGTGTTTATGGAGCAAAACCTGTTCCATTTGCCTTGAAAAAGTACAGTTCTGCTCTTTGTTTAAAGAATATTTTAATCTTATTTTATTCTCATCATGGTGACCAGTGAAGTAGCTACATGACTTTCTGAAGCGGTGGTTTCATCAAGAACATAAATTTCAGTCCTTACCACAATAATCTTAGCTCCTCCTTTTATAACGTAAGACCTTGATATCAAAGCATCTCCCAATGCCGGACGAAGATAATTCACCTTCAGCTCAACCGTCACTACATAACAGTCGTCTTTATAATGACTTACCGAAGCATATCCGGAAGAAACATCCACCAGGGAAGCAATCATGGCCCCATTGAACATTCCTGCTTTCCGGGTCATCATTTCCATTTTGGGAATTTTGATGGAAACGAAGTCTGTATCCACTTCCAATAATTCAGCGTTGTAGAATTTCAATGTTTCGGAGCGGCCAAAGCTGTCTGTGATGAGTTTCTTTTTTTCTGGAGTCATAATTTTACTTTAAATAATCCATTCGTCTGATTCGTATTTTATTCTTGGATAAAATTTCTTAAATCTTATCCCATAAATATGTTCGCCTGGTAAATTTTTTATTAATTGATATTTTGTAATAATTCCATTCGCAACATCCAAACCTTTTTCGCTTGTAAATAAATATTCCCATTTCATTCCTATAAATGATAAGCTATTTACAAAAATTAAAAATTGTTCAAATGTAGATAATTGTGCCCTTAGTATTTCTCCGTAATTATATGAATTTTCATATAAAGAAGCATCTAACGTTTTTGAATCAATAAATTTGAATGTTTGAAATAAATGCCTGAAATAATGATCCAATCTAAACTGATGGCCTTTATAATATTTCTCAGCTTTATAATTTTCAATACAAAGAATTTCTAATTGATTTAAATCTTTAATCTTTGACAACTTCGTTCTATTACTATATAACTTTTTTATCATTAGGTTTAGCTTATCATTAGGTAAATCTCTTAATCCTATCCAACCCTTAAAATGGGTTCCGTTTTTTGATGGTTTTAATTTCAAAAAAAACAATAATTTAAAATAATAATCGGGGTTATATTTTTTTTGAAAATTTTTCCTTACAATAGCCTCACCATCTTCATCTAATCCAAAAAAAACAATTGAGTACGCAATATCAATTTTCGCTAATTCTATTATATCTATTTCCTTATTTATTTTATTTATTATTGTGGCTAATTTTTGCCTATAATTTTTGGATAAATAATCTTCTATCTTTGTGGAGTTTGAAAACTTCCCTACCTCTCTATAACATTCTATAAAATCTATAAATATTTGTCGCAGAACCTCCCTATTTTCATAAGTTATGCCATTTTGTTCGTATTTTAATTCAGTAACATTATCTTTATGTAGTTTTAACATTTCGTAAAACTGACTTTCAAATTGTTGAATTCGAACCTCATTTCTCTGATTCTCTTGCTCTTGCTTAAATTGTTCTTTAGTATCTACAAGCTGTTTCTTGAAAATCCTTACTTGTAATTTGTTTGCTGTATATTGCATATAAAAGGCCAGTCCTGTTATAATTACAGCAGCCATATTGATGAATGGATTAGTAATGCCTCCTAAAGTATCACCAATATATCCTGTTTTTTCTGGATTAAAATTATCCAATATAATTTGTCTCGTTAAAAGATATGGAGCTATTATTCCTAATAATAATAAAACTATTGATAATATTAATAGAAAAATTGTTTGTGGTGTAAATGTTGTTTTGAACTCGTCTACATCATTTTTATAGAATTTTTCATATATACCTTTGCTTAGGTTATATAAAAATGATAGAAAAAAACTAAAAATTAATATAGAAAGTAATATTAAGCCAGCTTTCATTATGTAATTGAGGTTATTATTTTTAACGAAATTTAGCTTTTTATTTTTACCTAATAAAATTAATTTAATAAGATTTGGAAATCCTCCCCAAGTGCCAAAACTCCTTCTGTTACACCTTCAGTATGTGACGTAAATCCTTTCAGTTTTGAAGTTTTTCCTTTTAAAATAATATCTAAAAGCTGTTTATCCGAAAGTTTCTTTCCGAAAATATCAAACGTAATTTTAAAACCACAATTCTTGAAATCTGAACAGCCAACAGCGGTTTTTCCTTTGATCAGATTGTGCTCTTTACATTTCGGACATTTTGTTTCTTCCCAGGATTGGAGGTCTTTTTTCTGTGCAGGTTCTCTCTTTTTCTTCTCTTTTATTTCTTCCTTCTCTTCTTCATGAAGGGTGATGACTTTTCCTTTTCCATACACTACCTTTTCAGTAAGTT includes the following:
- a CDS encoding PaaI family thioesterase, translating into MTPEKKKLITDSFGRSETLKFYNAELLEVDTDFVSIKIPKMEMMTRKAGMFNGAMIASLVDVSSGYASVSHYKDDCYVVTVELKVNYLRPALGDALISRSYVIKGGAKIIVVRTEIYVLDETTASESHVATSLVTMMRIK
- a CDS encoding putative phage abortive infection protein, whose amino-acid sequence is MKAGLILLSILIFSFFLSFLYNLSKGIYEKFYKNDVDEFKTTFTPQTIFLLILSIVLLLLGIIAPYLLTRQIILDNFNPEKTGYIGDTLGGITNPFINMAAVIITGLAFYMQYTANKLQVRIFKKQLVDTKEQFKQEQENQRNEVRIQQFESQFYEMLKLHKDNVTELKYEQNGITYENREVLRQIFIDFIECYREVGKFSNSTKIEDYLSKNYRQKLATIINKINKEIDIIELAKIDIAYSIVFFGLDEDGEAIVRKNFQKKYNPDYYFKLLFFLKLKPSKNGTHFKGWIGLRDLPNDKLNLMIKKLYSNRTKLSKIKDLNQLEILCIENYKAEKYYKGHQFRLDHYFRHLFQTFKFIDSKTLDASLYENSYNYGEILRAQLSTFEQFLIFVNSLSFIGMKWEYLFTSEKGLDVANGIITKYQLIKNLPGEHIYGIRFKKFYPRIKYESDEWII
- a CDS encoding phage holin family protein; the encoded protein is MNLIIRLFITAIVAYLLTKVLPGVHFDGFSSAIIFAIVLGVLNIFVKPILGLLGLPLTIITLGLFALVINAVIILIADYFIDSMVVDGFWWALIFSVLLSFVTSLANSMFSDGD